In Trichocoleus sp. FACHB-46, the following proteins share a genomic window:
- a CDS encoding serine/threonine-protein kinase — translation MDQLVNQVLCDRYRIQSLLGHQAGRKTFLAKDLQTKLPVVIKLLLFGPSFTWQDLKLFEREAEVLKSLNHSAIPKYLDYFDVETELGKGFALVQTYIESKPLQDWVQSGRTFSEAELKAIAKELLGILDYLHSRQPAVVHRDIKPSNILLGDRSGHSLGQIYLIDFGSVQTTVQDGTRTIVGTYGYMPFEQFGGQTTPASDLYALGATLIYLATGQHPNQLPQRKMQILFEDRTNLSQSLRDWLKWMTEPDVELRPKSTNQALEALETPDLQKYGLSSAGARKPAGSKVTVRNTRQMLEILIPPKGFDVVELIAKAWIGLIAGATLILPAAIIDIQIFWPIVLLPVFVTIGGIFHTLFAQVRFCLTQLEVSLSHEILGWKYLYLSEARHNIFELELTHIFRRKDLEGNIIIVPPQIKLWAGTKEFELGGRGRLTKPELDWLAYELSSWLDLPVARTDLANLAKK, via the coding sequence ATGGATCAACTCGTTAACCAAGTTTTGTGCGATCGCTACCGCATTCAATCTCTGCTAGGCCATCAGGCTGGTCGTAAAACTTTTCTAGCAAAGGATCTGCAAACAAAGTTACCTGTTGTTATCAAGTTATTGCTCTTTGGCCCTAGCTTTACTTGGCAAGATCTAAAACTTTTTGAACGAGAGGCGGAAGTCCTCAAATCCCTGAATCATTCAGCTATCCCTAAATATCTTGACTACTTTGACGTCGAAACTGAATTAGGCAAGGGTTTTGCGCTGGTTCAAACTTACATTGAGTCGAAGCCTTTACAGGATTGGGTACAGTCTGGACGAACTTTTAGCGAGGCAGAACTCAAAGCGATCGCGAAAGAACTTCTAGGAATTTTAGACTACCTCCATAGCCGCCAGCCTGCGGTTGTGCATCGAGATATTAAACCCAGCAATATTTTGCTAGGCGATCGCAGTGGTCATAGTCTGGGACAAATCTACCTGATTGACTTTGGTTCTGTCCAAACCACAGTTCAGGATGGGACAAGAACCATTGTTGGCACCTACGGCTACATGCCATTTGAGCAATTTGGAGGACAAACCACGCCTGCTTCTGATCTCTATGCTTTGGGAGCAACGCTAATTTATTTAGCAACAGGCCAACACCCCAACCAACTGCCGCAGCGGAAGATGCAAATTCTGTTTGAGGATCGTACTAACCTCAGCCAATCACTTAGAGATTGGCTCAAGTGGATGACAGAACCGGATGTAGAGCTACGCCCCAAATCTACAAATCAGGCGTTAGAAGCTTTAGAAACACCTGATTTACAGAAATATGGTTTGTCATCGGCAGGCGCTAGGAAACCTGCTGGTAGCAAGGTCACAGTTAGAAATACCAGACAAATGTTAGAGATTTTGATTCCACCTAAGGGCTTCGATGTTGTTGAACTTATCGCTAAAGCATGGATTGGATTAATAGCAGGAGCGACCTTGATTTTGCCTGCCGCCATAATTGATATTCAGATCTTTTGGCCAATTGTACTTCTTCCAGTTTTTGTAACAATTGGGGGCATTTTCCACACTCTCTTTGCTCAAGTTAGGTTCTGCTTGACTCAACTGGAAGTCTCTTTGTCCCATGAGATACTTGGGTGGAAATATTTATATCTTAGTGAAGCTAGACACAATATTTTTGAACTCGAACTAACGCACATTTTTCGGCGAAAGGATTTAGAGGGAAATATCATTATTGTTCCTCCTCAAATAAAACTTTGGGCTGGAACTAAAGAATTTGAGTTGGGTGGTAGAGGCCGCCTGACAAAGCCAGAGCTTGACTGGTTGGCTTACGAACTAAGCAGTTGGTTAGATTTGCCCGTTGCAAGAACTGACCTGGCAAATTTAGCAAAGAAATAA
- a CDS encoding gluconokinase, which produces MNDCPLVWIMMGVAGSGKTVVGRLLSERLESDFLEGDRRHPQANILKMLSHQPLQDADRRQWLLEIEDDIQRAGDRNRETVITCSALKLSYRNHLAASGRVQLVYLEVPHTELERRLTQRQNHYMQSAMLQSQIAAFDSISPEENVITVDGILPPVEAVNSLLSQAMQRFPSLKQPWWQRTAE; this is translated from the coding sequence ATGAACGACTGTCCATTGGTCTGGATCATGATGGGGGTAGCTGGATCAGGGAAGACGGTAGTAGGGCGATTGCTATCCGAGCGCTTAGAAAGTGACTTTTTAGAGGGCGATCGCCGCCATCCCCAGGCCAACATCCTCAAAATGCTGTCCCACCAACCTTTGCAAGACGCAGACCGTCGACAATGGCTCTTAGAAATCGAGGATGATATTCAACGCGCTGGCGATCGCAATCGAGAGACGGTCATCACTTGTTCTGCGCTCAAACTCTCCTACCGCAACCACCTAGCCGCTTCAGGGCGTGTCCAACTGGTTTACCTTGAAGTACCGCATACAGAACTGGAGCGCCGCCTCACTCAACGACAAAATCACTACATGCAGTCTGCCATGCTGCAAAGCCAAATCGCTGCCTTTGACTCCATTAGCCCCGAAGAAAATGTCATCACGGTAGATGGAATTTTACCTCCGGTTGAGGCAGTCAATTCATTGCTCAGTCAGGCAATGCAACGATTCCCCAGCCTAAAACAACCTTGGTGGCAACGAACCGCAGAATAA
- a CDS encoding tetratricopeptide repeat protein translates to MVNISEASAIALQHFQAKRWSEAEQIYRQILQQQPNQVEALSQLGLIAQQQGQIQAATQYWHQAATQYCQLALACFNRRQLDQAITYYQQALALQPTASDIHTNLGNVYQDLGQAEAAIASYQKALTLKPDSAEAHNNLGNMYKRQGQLAEASTHYQRAVVLRPDLAETYNNLGNVLKDQGRMTEAIAAYRQAIAMKPGLMEAKSNLLFSLHYDSTHDPETIFAEHKRWAEQYAEPLTQAATPHLNDRTRDRRLRIGYVSPDFNAHPVGFFIGSVLAAHDHANYEVFCYANLLAADGLTEQFRRFADGWRDIISLSDEQVAQLVRQDQIDILVDLAGHTAGNRILVFAHKPGPIQVTYLGYPNTTGLSAIDYRLTDTWADPVGVADTRHTESLVRLPRGFLCYQAAQNAPTVEALPALTKGYVTFGSFNNLAKVTPEVIATWANILKAVPQSQMVLKYKALTDAATRQRFHDLFTQHGVTSDRIHLLGHVSSFAEHLALYHQIDIGLDSFPYNGTTTTCEALWMGIPVITLAGKSHAARVGMSLLANLGLTDLIAVSSNEYVALAKRLAEDRDRLRYLRSNLRYLMSRSPLTNGRGFTQTLESLYRQMWHRWCDAPSKP, encoded by the coding sequence ATGGTGAATATTTCTGAAGCTTCGGCGATCGCACTCCAACATTTTCAGGCCAAGCGGTGGTCTGAAGCTGAGCAAATCTATCGGCAAATTTTGCAGCAGCAACCCAACCAAGTTGAGGCTCTGTCTCAGTTAGGGCTGATTGCTCAACAACAAGGGCAGATTCAAGCGGCAACTCAGTATTGGCACCAAGCGGCAACCCAATATTGCCAGCTGGCTCTGGCCTGCTTCAACCGTCGCCAACTCGATCAAGCGATCACTTACTACCAGCAAGCGCTAGCCCTGCAACCTACCGCCTCCGACATTCATACCAACTTAGGTAATGTTTACCAAGACTTGGGCCAAGCGGAAGCCGCGATCGCCTCTTACCAGAAAGCTCTAACTCTCAAGCCCGATTCGGCTGAGGCCCACAACAACCTCGGCAATATGTACAAACGCCAAGGTCAGTTGGCAGAAGCCAGCACCCACTACCAGCGAGCAGTAGTGCTACGCCCTGACTTGGCCGAAACCTACAACAACTTGGGCAACGTGCTCAAAGACCAAGGACGGATGACGGAGGCGATCGCGGCTTATCGGCAGGCGATCGCGATGAAACCCGGTTTGATGGAAGCGAAGAGTAATCTGCTGTTCTCGCTGCACTACGACAGCACCCACGACCCGGAGACAATTTTTGCTGAGCACAAACGCTGGGCCGAACAGTATGCCGAGCCGCTGACTCAAGCGGCGACGCCACACTTAAATGATCGAACTCGCGATCGCCGTTTGCGGATTGGTTATGTCTCCCCAGACTTTAACGCCCATCCGGTGGGATTTTTCATCGGCTCTGTACTCGCGGCTCACGACCATGCCAACTATGAGGTGTTCTGCTACGCTAATCTGCTGGCCGCTGATGGCTTGACCGAGCAATTCCGCCGCTTTGCTGATGGCTGGCGCGACATTATTAGCCTTAGTGACGAGCAAGTAGCCCAGTTGGTCCGCCAAGACCAGATTGATATTTTGGTGGATTTAGCAGGACATACGGCTGGCAACCGCATTTTGGTGTTCGCGCATAAACCTGGGCCGATCCAAGTGACTTACTTGGGTTACCCCAACACCACAGGCTTGTCAGCGATCGATTACCGCCTGACTGATACCTGGGCCGATCCCGTAGGAGTGGCTGATACTCGTCACACCGAGAGCTTAGTGCGGCTACCCCGTGGCTTTCTCTGCTACCAAGCAGCACAAAACGCCCCAACTGTAGAAGCATTGCCCGCGCTGACGAAGGGATACGTCACCTTTGGCTCCTTTAATAACTTGGCCAAGGTGACACCAGAAGTGATTGCAACTTGGGCCAATATCCTCAAGGCCGTACCCCAATCTCAGATGGTTTTGAAATACAAAGCTTTGACTGATGCGGCTACTCGTCAGCGCTTTCATGATTTGTTCACTCAACATGGCGTGACTAGCGATCGCATCCACCTACTAGGGCACGTCTCTTCTTTTGCCGAGCACTTAGCCCTTTATCACCAAATCGACATTGGCCTTGACAGCTTCCCCTACAACGGCACTACCACCACCTGTGAAGCGCTATGGATGGGGATTCCGGTGATTACTCTGGCTGGCAAAAGTCATGCGGCTAGGGTGGGGATGAGCTTGTTAGCCAATCTAGGGCTGACCGATTTGATTGCTGTGTCTTCAAACGAGTATGTAGCATTGGCCAAACGTTTAGCCGAAGACCGCGATCGCCTACGCTATCTCAGATCCAATTTGCGCTATCTGATG
- a CDS encoding FkbM family methyltransferase yields MSTPLKTISLLCPTRGRPDKALRLVLSVLKTAHHPERVEVLFYVDTDDSTKLDYVEQLKAHKTELNRLKQCFLMVNEPIGVSKAWNALATASQGDLLVMAADDQIYNDAGWDTRLDQETAKFPDEIFCMWFNEGHWGEKLCTFPIVSRKWCLTLGYFITGIFECLYDDLWIMDIAKRVGRLHYIPDVLTEHLHWGYGKAEIDSTYEFKQVDSQGNLKPAVRRDMDLFGRTAPYREADARRIATVMHGPVTLQPGLSPIGRPTIFNDANGAIAPTRQPAVSPTKTQVVNLSITSNQETKQLKLYLDAEKYTQQLMLSRFSAGKLYETEVSDFLIQTLRPGDRFIDIGAHVGYFSLLAATLVGGSGSVLAFEMESANYKKILENIELNQLPNLKVFNVALGAETKEAQFFVNLDNDGGHALWNVGAHQFNQKSRMSQATKKVSVTTLDQALTDQNSIPPKMIKIDTEGAELQVLKGSINILKTHRVPYIISEVNRFGLQQMGTNETELREWMRSLGYDAYLMQASSPNLVKLEPNQYCDTTKVFNLLFTRV; encoded by the coding sequence ATGTCAACGCCGCTGAAAACGATCTCCTTGCTTTGCCCCACGCGAGGACGACCTGATAAAGCCCTCCGTCTCGTCTTAAGTGTGCTGAAAACCGCGCACCATCCGGAAAGAGTCGAGGTTTTATTTTATGTAGATACCGACGACTCCACCAAACTGGACTACGTGGAGCAACTGAAAGCTCATAAAACAGAACTCAACCGCTTAAAGCAGTGCTTCTTGATGGTCAACGAGCCAATTGGGGTTTCTAAAGCCTGGAATGCCTTGGCGACTGCTTCCCAAGGCGATCTTCTAGTCATGGCCGCTGATGACCAAATTTATAACGACGCAGGGTGGGATACGCGACTCGACCAAGAAACCGCAAAATTCCCAGATGAGATTTTTTGCATGTGGTTCAACGAAGGTCACTGGGGCGAGAAGCTATGCACCTTCCCCATTGTCAGCCGCAAATGGTGTTTAACGTTGGGCTACTTCATTACAGGCATTTTTGAGTGTTTGTATGATGATCTGTGGATTATGGATATTGCCAAGCGAGTCGGGCGCTTGCACTACATTCCCGATGTGTTGACAGAGCATTTGCATTGGGGCTATGGCAAGGCTGAAATTGATTCCACTTACGAGTTCAAGCAGGTGGACTCTCAGGGAAATCTTAAGCCTGCGGTGCGACGAGATATGGATTTGTTTGGCAGAACCGCCCCATATCGAGAAGCCGATGCTCGCAGAATTGCCACAGTCATGCATGGTCCTGTGACTTTGCAACCTGGCTTGTCTCCGATTGGTCGGCCTACGATCTTCAACGATGCCAATGGCGCGATCGCCCCTACCAGGCAACCTGCCGTTTCGCCCACTAAAACCCAAGTGGTGAATTTATCAATTACTAGTAACCAAGAAACCAAACAGTTAAAGCTGTACTTGGATGCGGAAAAATATACCCAGCAACTCATGCTGTCGCGTTTTAGCGCTGGCAAGCTGTATGAAACAGAAGTTTCTGATTTTTTGATTCAAACGTTGCGTCCCGGCGATCGCTTTATTGATATTGGGGCACATGTGGGCTATTTCTCTCTTTTAGCAGCTACTTTGGTTGGTGGTTCGGGTAGTGTGCTGGCTTTTGAAATGGAGTCGGCGAACTACAAAAAGATCTTAGAAAACATTGAACTGAATCAACTCCCAAATCTCAAGGTTTTTAATGTTGCTTTAGGAGCTGAAACAAAAGAAGCCCAATTTTTTGTCAATTTAGATAATGATGGTGGTCATGCTTTGTGGAATGTGGGAGCGCACCAATTTAATCAAAAAAGTCGGATGAGCCAAGCAACAAAGAAGGTTAGTGTTACCACGCTAGACCAAGCCTTGACTGACCAAAACTCTATCCCGCCTAAGATGATTAAAATTGACACCGAAGGCGCAGAGTTGCAAGTTTTGAAGGGCAGTATAAACATTCTGAAAACTCATCGAGTTCCTTACATTATTTCTGAAGTCAATCGTTTCGGTTTACAGCAAATGGGAACCAACGAAACTGAACTGCGAGAATGGATGCGATCGCTCGGATATGACGCTTATTTAATGCAAGCTAGTTCGCCCAATTTAGTTAAGCTAGAACCTAACCAATATTGCGACACCACTAAGGTATTTAACCTGTTATTTACTCGTGTCTAA